The DNA segment ttatttattgTCTCTGGGACCTAGGTTGGTTACTTCTTTGAAtcccagtttctccatctgtaaaaatgaGGTGACAATGACCTGTATCACAGACTTGTTGGAAGATTACAGGAGAGGATGGTGTCAAATGTCTAGAAGACAgattcctctctcccctcccccatccagacTCTTCCCTCCTGGCATTCTGGATGTCTAGGTGGGGCTGTCCAACATAGCTTTCTGCTACGGCTGGAAATGCTCTAATCTGTGCTGTCTAGTATAGTGaccactggccacatgtgactattgagcccttaaaatgtggctagtgtgattCAGGAACTGAATTGTGTGTATTTACTATAAATTTAAAGTTAAGGCTGAGTAGCcgtatgtggctagtggctgttGAATTAGACAATACAGGTTTAGACGGCCTGAGCTACAGGTCCTCTTGAGGATCGCCTAGACAGAGTccctttcccccattttacacaaGAAAGGGTTCAGGACTTGGTCTATGGGTTTTCTTCTGGCCCATCTCCAGGGGACTGCGGGGGGCACTTTGTGGCTCTAGCCCTTCCTTGGAAAAAAGGTCAGGGGTGGCCTGAGGTCTGGGGTACTGGGCCCTGATGCTTAGGTGATCACGTGGAGACCTGTGCATCCGGATGTGGGCCCTCCTGCCTATGCGTGTCCGTCCTACTGCTGCTGGCAGATCCGGAGTCTGCTGGTTGCTCCTAAGCagggctgtgtgatcttgggcatttCCAGCTTCTCTCAGAGCAGCATAGCTCAGGGCTGACGTTTCCACCTGACAGGCATCCGTGGATTGCTGTGGGCCTGGCATTGGAATTTCATACTGGAAGCTAATGGGTGTCTGGACTCcattggggcaggggtggggacttTCTACACTCCTCCTCCACAAGCTCTGCTGCTATGCCTGGGGCCTGGCATGTCTAGGCGGGTGGCACAGGGCAGCTTCCTGCCTGGGTGAGTGTGGGGTGGAGGTGGTACCAGGCTTCCTGTGGGCATTCCAGGTGGGGTGTGGGGTTGGAGCCCTTTCTCTTGGTCACTCAACCCCAAGACCCCTGCGTAAGCACCTCCCTGCTTGGAGGCAAGGGGCAGAGCCACCAACTTGCTGAATTAGCTTAATCAAGCTCAcctccctgggcttcagtttaCGCATTTGCAAGATGGAACTGTGAAGAGGACCCACTCTTCACAGTTGAGCCGGCTGGTGCCCAGCACTCAGCCTGGAACCCCCTTTGCTTCCTTTAAAATGTGCCATGTCCCATCTTTTCTGCACAGGCTGCCCGTGTCTTTCTTCTTTGgcaccttttttttctctctgcctcagctGGGCTGGGCCCTCGGAGAAGGAGGGGGGGTGGGCGGAGTCACAGGCCCGTGAGCGGGTGCTTTCTGCCTGCTTATTGGCTCTCTGTGAATCAGAGGCGTGGCCTTTACCTTTTAATGGGGAAGGCGTCTTCAGCTTTTCTCAGTCTTTGCTGAGCCTTTGTCTGAGTGTgctctgcccctttctttctttcctccgcCGCAGCCGTTGCGGTGTCCAGCTGCCAGCTTTCCGCCTGgatctctgtctcctcatttctcCAGTCTCCTCAGACAGAAGCCCTCGGGGTATGTAACAGCCATGCCTGTGGACACGCTGACTCCGGGAGCCCGAGACACCCCCGCCCTACCTTTCCGCCTACAGACCAAGGTCCCCGGCTACCAGCTACAGCGGCCAGCAGACTGTGGAGCCCGGAAACCTAGTGCTGTAGAGCGCCTGGAGGCCGACAAGGCCAAGTATGTCAAGAGCCTGCATGTGGCCAATACCCGccaggaacctgtgcagccccTGCTGTGCAAACAACCACTCTTCAGCCCTGGAACTCGCCGCACGGTGCTCACGCCTTGCCGCCGAGTCCTGCCTGGCCCCGGCCGCCGGCCCCAGCTGGACCTGGACATCCTGAGCAGCCTCATCAACTTGTGTGATAGTCCTGTGTCCCCTGCTGAGGCCAGCCGTACCCCCGGACGGTCAGAGGGGGCCCGCCAggctcccccagccacccccccACGCCCACCACCCAGTATTGCTGCAGTCCGCCGAGTGGATGTCCTTCCCCTGCCGGCGtcacctgcccagccctgcccatcacCAGGCACTGCCGCCACCTCTAGCCCGGCCCGGCCCCCAGGTTTGCAACGCTCCAAGTCAGACCTGAGTGAGCGCTTCTCCCGGGCAGCAGCTGACCTGGAGAGATTTTTTAACTTCTGCGGCCTGGAC comes from the Delphinus delphis chromosome 15, mDelDel1.2, whole genome shotgun sequence genome and includes:
- the FAM110A gene encoding protein FAM110A encodes the protein MPVDTLTPGARDTPALPFRLQTKVPGYQLQRPADCGARKPSAVERLEADKAKYVKSLHVANTRQEPVQPLLCKQPLFSPGTRRTVLTPCRRVLPGPGRRPQLDLDILSSLINLCDSPVSPAEASRTPGRSEGARQAPPATPPRPPPSIAAVRRVDVLPLPASPAQPCPSPGTAATSSPARPPGLQRSKSDLSERFSRAAADLERFFNFCGLDQEEARGLGVAHLARANSDIVSLAGPSAGPASSEGGCSRRSSATIEELARERVPYGVSVIERNARVIKWLYGLRQARETPAAEG